A window from Zalophus californianus isolate mZalCal1 unplaced genomic scaffold, mZalCal1.pri.v2 scaffold_38_ctg1, whole genome shotgun sequence encodes these proteins:
- the LOC118356687 gene encoding keratin-associated protein 9-2-like, whose protein sequence is MTDSCCCSPCCQPTCCRTTCCRTTCCQPSCCTTCCRTTCCRPSCCGCGGGCGQGGSGSSCCGSSCCQPCCCRPTCCQTTCCRTTCCRPSCCVSSCCQPSCCGSSGCGQTCCGSSCCQPACCTPVYCRRTCYFPTCCCLPGCLAQGCGSSCC, encoded by the exons ATGACCGACTCGtgctgctgctccccttgctgccAGCCTACGtgctgcaggaccacctgctgcaggaccacctgctgccAGCCCAGCTGCTGC ACCACCTGCTGCCGGACCACCTGCTGCCGGCCCAGCTGCTGCGGGTGCGGGGGCGGCTGTGGACAAGGCGGCAGCGGGTCCAGCTGCTGCGGGTCCAGCTGCTGCCAGCCTTGCTGCTGCCGCCCCACTTGCTGTCAGACCACCtgctgcaggaccacctgctgccgGCCCAGCTGCTGTGTCTCCAGCTGCTGTCAACCCAGCTGCTGTGGGTCCAGTGGCTGTGGACAAACTTGCTGTGGGTCCAGCTGCTGTCAGCCAGCCTGCTGTACCCCCGTGTACTGCAGGAGAACCTGCTACTTCCCCACCTGCTGCTGCTTGCCTGGATGCCTAGCCCAGGGCTGTGGATCCAGCTGCTGCTAG